Proteins co-encoded in one Flavivirga eckloniae genomic window:
- a CDS encoding Xaa-Pro dipeptidyl-peptidase: MNNSLRLNIALTVLLITGVFSSFGQKPIKAVPVFKDGQAQIVEGFKDPSRWIRHDLWVETTFDTDGNGKLDRMHVAVTRPEQTESEGLKLPIIYISSPYFAGVAPQVNGLFWNVKHELGEATEARVHAEVTRVGERPIISNSHIRKWVPRGYIVVHSSSPGTGLSQGAPTVGGENESLACKAVIDWLCGRAKGYKTLNGNEIVTAYWSTGKVGMTGTSYNGTLPVAAATTGVEGLEAIIPIAPVTSFYQYYRSNGLVRSPGGYLGEDIDVLYDFIHSGDEANRPYNNKTVRDTEMKNGLDRITGDYNDFWDTRNFIDDAKNIKAALLMSHGFNDWNVMTEHSYEFYARAKKAGVPTQIFYHQNGHGGPPPIKMMNRWFTRYLHGIENDVENDAKAWIVREDDEIDEPTAYKDYPNPEASSVKLYLTSGAPKAGGLSASKVKKQGKETLIDDYSFSGKDLATAELSQHRLLYVTPKLTKDIHISGIPKVTVRLASSKPAANLSVWLVSLPWNEENGASITENIITRGWADPQNYKSLTESEPLKPGKFYDMSFNLMPDDQVIKAGQQIGFMIFSSDKEFTLHPKAGTELTIDLDGTNLTLPVVGGAKAFNGALEE, from the coding sequence ATGAACAATTCCTTAAGATTAAACATAGCATTAACTGTTTTATTAATTACTGGCGTTTTTTCCAGCTTTGGACAAAAGCCAATAAAAGCAGTTCCCGTTTTTAAAGACGGACAAGCTCAAATCGTAGAGGGCTTTAAAGACCCTAGCAGATGGATAAGACACGATTTATGGGTAGAAACTACCTTCGATACCGATGGCAATGGTAAATTAGACCGTATGCACGTAGCGGTTACAAGACCTGAACAAACAGAAAGTGAAGGATTAAAACTTCCTATTATTTATATTTCGAGTCCATATTTTGCTGGTGTAGCACCACAGGTAAATGGGCTTTTTTGGAATGTAAAACATGAACTTGGTGAAGCTACAGAAGCACGTGTTCATGCCGAAGTAACTCGTGTTGGCGAACGTCCTATTATATCCAATTCCCATATAAGAAAATGGGTTCCAAGAGGCTATATTGTAGTACACTCGTCTTCTCCTGGTACCGGGCTTTCGCAAGGCGCACCAACTGTTGGAGGCGAAAATGAATCCTTAGCGTGTAAAGCGGTTATCGATTGGCTATGTGGTCGTGCAAAAGGTTATAAAACCCTAAACGGAAATGAAATTGTTACCGCCTACTGGTCTACCGGAAAAGTAGGTATGACCGGAACATCCTATAACGGTACGCTACCCGTAGCTGCAGCCACTACAGGTGTAGAAGGTTTGGAAGCTATTATACCGATTGCTCCAGTTACTTCATTTTACCAATACTACAGATCAAATGGCTTAGTACGATCTCCCGGAGGTTATTTAGGCGAAGATATTGATGTACTTTACGACTTTATACATAGTGGCGACGAGGCTAACCGTCCATATAATAATAAAACCGTTAGAGATACCGAAATGAAAAATGGCTTAGATAGAATTACAGGCGATTATAACGATTTCTGGGATACTCGTAATTTTATAGATGATGCCAAAAACATAAAAGCGGCCTTGCTCATGTCGCATGGTTTTAACGATTGGAACGTGATGACCGAACACAGTTATGAGTTTTACGCCAGAGCAAAAAAAGCTGGTGTTCCAACACAAATATTCTACCATCAAAATGGTCATGGGGGTCCTCCTCCTATTAAAATGATGAATCGTTGGTTCACACGTTATTTACACGGTATTGAAAATGATGTTGAAAACGACGCTAAAGCATGGATCGTTCGTGAAGATGACGAAATAGACGAGCCTACTGCTTATAAAGATTATCCAAATCCGGAAGCGTCTAGTGTAAAACTTTATTTAACATCTGGAGCTCCTAAGGCTGGTGGTTTGAGCGCTTCTAAAGTAAAGAAACAAGGAAAAGAAACCTTGATAGACGACTATTCGTTTTCTGGTAAAGATTTGGCAACAGCTGAGCTTTCGCAACATCGTTTACTTTATGTAACTCCAAAATTAACCAAGGATATTCATATTTCCGGAATACCTAAAGTCACTGTAAGGTTAGCCAGTAGCAAACCTGCTGCTAATTTATCCGTTTGGCTAGTATCACTTCCATGGAATGAGGAAAATGGCGCATCCATTACAGAAAACATTATTACTCGTGGTTGGGCAGATCCGCAAAACTATAAGTCATTAACTGAAAGCGAGCCTTTAAAACCTGGTAAGTTTTATGACATGTCTTTTAACTTAATGCCGGATGATCAGGTTATTAAAGCAGGGCAACAAATTGGTTTTATGATTTTTTCCAGTGATAAGGAGTTTACATTACATCCGAAAGCTGGAACTGAGTTGACAATTGATTTGGATGGTACAAACTTAACGCTACCTGTGGTTGGAGGTGCTAAGGCTTTTAATGGGGCTTTGGAGGAATAA
- a CDS encoding TetR/AcrR family transcriptional regulator: MPKIIAKKEDWIALGYKLFAEQGAKGIIVEKMAAKLKVNKSSFYWHFKTKKDFINDIIAFWVSAETNEIIAATENKKTGKEKFEKLIELSFKQEPHLDFIFFLKRYALKNKKIQSLIDEIDKQRIQYTKTLLLEMGFSANEAEIKSNLFYKYLIGYHEMIRYKKQDKNYVNDVKKELSQFINYIR, encoded by the coding sequence ATGCCAAAAATCATTGCCAAAAAAGAAGATTGGATAGCCCTAGGATACAAACTATTTGCCGAGCAAGGAGCTAAAGGCATTATAGTTGAAAAAATGGCCGCTAAGCTAAAAGTAAACAAGTCCAGCTTTTATTGGCATTTTAAAACTAAAAAAGACTTTATTAATGATATAATAGCTTTTTGGGTTTCCGCAGAGACCAATGAGATAATAGCAGCTACAGAAAACAAAAAAACAGGAAAAGAGAAATTTGAAAAACTCATAGAATTATCCTTTAAACAAGAACCTCATTTAGATTTTATTTTCTTCTTAAAAAGGTATGCCCTAAAAAACAAGAAAATCCAGTCGTTAATTGACGAAATTGACAAACAAAGAATTCAATACACAAAAACGCTATTGTTAGAAATGGGCTTTTCTGCAAACGAAGCAGAAATCAAATCAAACCTATTCTATAAATACCTAATCGGGTATCATGAAATGATACGTTACAAAAAACAAGATAAAAACTATGTAAACGATGTTAAAAAGGAACTTAGCCAATTTATAAATTATATAAGATGA
- a CDS encoding Crp/Fnr family transcriptional regulator, giving the protein MNPIPTLIEKLNKQNLWHKTLELKRNEYLKVKGSIDTNLYLIETGAVRIFVLDEFEEHTIRFGYKNNLIAALDSFLSEKPSDLYIQALKHTSVKVMDKAAYMNFVSESAENTKIWQHVLENFALQQMERERDILTTSPVERYNRVLKRSPQLFQEIPNKYIASYLRMTPETLSRIKKS; this is encoded by the coding sequence ATGAACCCTATACCAACCCTAATAGAAAAGCTAAACAAGCAAAACTTATGGCATAAAACATTAGAGTTAAAAAGGAACGAATATTTAAAAGTAAAAGGTAGTATAGATACCAACTTGTATCTCATAGAAACCGGAGCTGTTAGAATTTTTGTCTTAGATGAATTTGAAGAACACACCATCAGGTTTGGTTACAAAAATAATTTAATAGCCGCGCTCGACTCTTTTTTAAGTGAAAAACCATCCGATTTATACATCCAAGCTCTAAAACATACTTCTGTAAAAGTTATGGATAAAGCGGCCTATATGAATTTTGTTTCAGAATCTGCAGAAAACACAAAAATATGGCAACATGTTTTAGAGAATTTTGCACTACAGCAAATGGAACGCGAACGGGATATTTTAACCACATCACCAGTTGAGAGATACAACCGTGTTTTAAAACGGAGTCCGCAACTTTTTCAGGAAATACCCAACAAGTATATTGCATCCTACTTAAGAATGACGCCTGAAACGCTTTCAAGAATTAAAAAATCTTAA
- a CDS encoding DinB family protein codes for MKVTSEALITELIEKTRQNINQVEALRLKPIEELNWKTNKETWSVLECIEHLNLYGDFYLPEIEENVLKSTFNPETNFKAGFLGNYFAKSMLPKEKLNKMKTFKDKNPNGSNLDKTTLERFLVQQEKTLELLHKARKVSLNKTKTSISISKLFKLKLGDTFRVVIYHNERHIVQAKKALENYK; via the coding sequence ATGAAGGTTACATCAGAAGCATTAATTACAGAATTAATTGAAAAGACAAGGCAGAACATTAATCAAGTTGAAGCTCTTAGATTAAAACCAATTGAAGAACTCAACTGGAAAACGAACAAGGAGACTTGGAGTGTACTAGAATGTATTGAGCATTTAAATTTATACGGCGATTTTTATTTACCAGAAATAGAAGAAAACGTCTTAAAAAGCACGTTTAACCCCGAAACAAATTTTAAAGCTGGTTTTTTAGGTAATTATTTTGCCAAAAGCATGTTACCAAAAGAAAAGCTTAACAAAATGAAAACCTTTAAGGATAAAAATCCAAACGGTAGTAATCTGGATAAAACAACTTTAGAACGTTTTTTAGTACAACAAGAAAAAACGCTTGAGCTCTTACACAAGGCTAGAAAAGTTAGCCTTAACAAAACAAAAACAAGTATCAGCATCTCCAAACTTTTCAAACTAAAACTTGGCGATACTTTTAGAGTAGTTATTTACCATAACGAAAGACATATAGTTCAAGCAAAAAAAGCTCTGGAAAATTATAAATAG
- a CDS encoding protein-L-isoaspartate(D-aspartate) O-methyltransferase produces the protein MKDTFKHKGLRQQLVNVVKAKGITDENVLNAIGKIPRHLFMDSGFLDHAYQDKAFPIAADQTISQPYTVAFQSELLKIKKGDKVLEIGTGSGYQTAVLCELGAKVYSVERQQELFKKTSNFLPKLGYRAKKLVFGDGYKGLIDEAPFDSIIVTAGAPFVPKPLLSQLKVGGRLVIPVGGDVQVMTLFVRKGSKEFEQHEFGEFRFVPLLEDKN, from the coding sequence TTGAAAGATACTTTTAAACACAAAGGTTTACGCCAACAATTGGTTAATGTAGTAAAGGCCAAAGGAATAACAGATGAAAATGTTTTAAATGCCATTGGCAAAATACCAAGACATTTATTTATGGATTCTGGTTTTTTAGATCATGCTTATCAAGATAAAGCCTTTCCTATTGCAGCCGATCAAACTATTTCGCAACCTTATACGGTAGCTTTTCAAAGTGAATTATTGAAAATTAAAAAAGGCGATAAGGTTTTGGAGATAGGAACCGGAAGTGGTTACCAAACAGCAGTTTTGTGCGAATTGGGAGCTAAGGTTTACAGCGTTGAACGCCAACAAGAATTGTTTAAAAAAACCAGTAATTTTTTGCCAAAGCTTGGTTATCGTGCTAAGAAGCTAGTTTTTGGAGATGGTTATAAAGGTTTGATTGACGAAGCGCCTTTTGATAGTATTATTGTTACTGCAGGTGCACCTTTTGTGCCAAAACCTTTATTGAGTCAGTTAAAAGTAGGAGGTAGGCTTGTTATTCCTGTTGGTGGTGATGTGCAAGTTATGACGCTTTTTGTTAGAAAGGGCTCCAAGGAATTCGAGCAACATGAGTTTGGAGAATTTCGTTTTGTGCCTTTGTTGGAGGATAAGAATTAA
- a CDS encoding Gfo/Idh/MocA family protein has translation MLKVGVLGAGHLGKIHLRLLNQSEKYNLVGFYDADETNGNKVETEFGYKFFNSIEALIDAVDVVDIVTPTLSHYDCAKQSIAKGKHIFIEKPITNTVEEAEHIRELLAEHNLRGQVGHVERFNPAFIAVKDDIKSPMFIESHRLAEFNPRGTDVPVVLDLMIHDIDIVLSVVNSKVKNVSASGVSVISDTPDIANARIEFENGCVANLTASRISLKKMRKARFFQKDAYISVDFLEKKCEVVKMKDAPQNPGDFDMILQNAEGVKKQIYFDNPNISENNAILDELETFADAINSNTPPIVTLHDGTEALRVATQIINCF, from the coding sequence ATGCTTAAAGTTGGTGTACTTGGTGCTGGTCACTTAGGAAAAATTCATCTAAGACTCCTTAATCAATCCGAAAAATATAATCTTGTAGGTTTTTATGATGCTGATGAGACTAACGGTAATAAAGTAGAAACAGAATTCGGTTACAAATTTTTTAATTCTATAGAAGCACTTATTGATGCTGTTGACGTTGTAGACATCGTTACGCCTACACTCTCGCACTACGACTGTGCAAAACAGTCCATAGCAAAAGGCAAACATATTTTTATAGAAAAGCCCATAACGAATACCGTAGAAGAAGCCGAACACATAAGAGAACTTCTGGCAGAACACAATCTTCGCGGCCAAGTAGGACATGTAGAGCGATTTAATCCGGCATTTATTGCTGTAAAAGACGATATTAAATCACCCATGTTTATCGAATCGCATCGTTTGGCAGAATTCAACCCTAGAGGAACCGATGTACCTGTAGTGTTGGATTTAATGATTCATGATATTGATATTGTATTAAGTGTCGTAAATTCTAAAGTAAAGAACGTTTCGGCAAGCGGTGTTTCTGTAATTAGTGACACTCCAGATATTGCCAACGCACGCATTGAATTCGAAAACGGTTGTGTTGCAAATTTAACCGCCAGTAGAATATCGTTAAAGAAAATGCGTAAAGCACGTTTCTTTCAAAAAGACGCCTATATTTCTGTAGATTTCCTAGAGAAAAAATGCGAAGTCGTTAAAATGAAAGACGCACCGCAAAACCCTGGAGATTTTGATATGATACTACAAAATGCCGAAGGTGTAAAAAAACAAATCTATTTTGATAACCCTAATATTTCAGAAAACAATGCTATTCTCGATGAATTAGAAACGTTTGCTGATGCAATAAACTCTAACACTCCCCCAATCGTAACACTACATGATGGTACAGAAGCATTAAGAGTAGCCACTCAAATAATAAATTGTTTTTAA
- a CDS encoding 3-hydroxybutyryl-CoA dehydrogenase: protein MTNIAVIGAGTMGNGIAHTFAQSGFKVQLIDISEASLKKGLETISKNLDRMVAKEKISEADKTNTLSNITTFTSIPEGVASADLVVEAATENVDLKLNIFKQLDEACSKDTILATNTSSISITQIAAVTSRPDKVIGMHFMNPVPIMKLVEIIRGYNTSDDVTKRIMDMSKTLGKVPVEVNDYPGFVANRILMPMINESIETLYNGVAGVHEIDTVMKLGMAHPMGPLQLADFIGLDVCLSILHVMYDGFKNPKYAPCPLLVNMVRAGKLGVKSGEGFYDYSESRKAEKVAKQFLK, encoded by the coding sequence ATGACAAACATTGCTGTTATAGGAGCAGGTACTATGGGGAATGGTATCGCTCATACATTCGCGCAAAGCGGTTTTAAAGTTCAACTTATCGATATTAGTGAAGCTTCACTAAAAAAGGGCCTGGAAACCATTTCCAAAAATTTGGATAGAATGGTTGCTAAAGAAAAAATCTCTGAAGCGGATAAAACCAATACGTTATCGAACATTACTACTTTTACAAGTATTCCAGAAGGCGTTGCTTCTGCCGATTTAGTTGTAGAAGCTGCTACCGAAAATGTAGATTTAAAACTAAATATCTTCAAGCAATTAGACGAAGCTTGTTCAAAAGACACCATTTTAGCTACAAACACCTCGTCAATATCCATTACACAGATAGCAGCGGTAACATCCAGACCAGATAAAGTTATAGGGATGCATTTTATGAACCCTGTACCTATTATGAAATTAGTCGAAATTATTCGCGGCTATAATACGAGTGATGATGTGACTAAGCGCATCATGGATATGTCGAAAACATTAGGTAAAGTTCCTGTAGAAGTTAACGATTACCCTGGTTTTGTAGCAAACCGTATTTTAATGCCAATGATTAACGAATCCATTGAGACCCTTTACAATGGTGTCGCTGGAGTACATGAAATCGATACGGTTATGAAATTAGGAATGGCACACCCTATGGGACCATTACAATTAGCAGATTTTATTGGCCTAGATGTTTGCCTATCGATACTTCATGTGATGTACGACGGATTTAAAAACCCTAAATACGCACCTTGTCCATTATTAGTAAATATGGTTAGAGCTGGTAAATTAGGTGTTAAATCGGGCGAAGGGTTTTATGATTATTCTGAGAGCAGAAAGGCTGAGAAAGTTGCTAAGCAGTTTTTGAAGTAG
- a CDS encoding four helix bundle protein, with the protein MRFQDLLAYRKSFNLAMEIFHLSKHFPKEETYSLTDQVRRSSRSVCANISEAYRKRLYPKHFTSKLTDSDAENSETQTWLEFSLHCEYISKETYNNLMTESSEVGKLINYMIQNPGKFGCNQKTSDQ; encoded by the coding sequence ATGAGATTTCAAGATTTATTGGCTTATAGAAAATCTTTTAATTTGGCAATGGAAATTTTTCATCTATCGAAACATTTTCCAAAAGAGGAAACATATTCACTCACCGACCAAGTTAGAAGATCATCCAGAAGTGTATGCGCCAATATATCTGAAGCTTATCGCAAAAGACTGTATCCCAAACATTTTACAAGTAAATTAACAGATAGTGATGCAGAAAACTCAGAAACCCAAACATGGTTAGAGTTTTCGTTGCATTGTGAATATATTTCAAAAGAAACTTACAATAACCTTATGACTGAAAGTAGTGAGGTTGGTAAGTTAATTAATTATATGATTCAAAATCCAGGAAAATTTGGGTGCAATCAGAAAACTAGTGATCAGTAA
- a CDS encoding DUF1015 domain-containing protein produces MAKIIPFKAVRPTRDKVSLVAARSYQTYTLEERESRMGYNPFSFLHIINPGYKYHKAISGKERYNLVRNRYLEFKEDGIFTQDEKPSYYVYKIVNREGHVFSGIVAAASSEDYEKDIIKKHEDTIEYRENVFKDYLKTVGFNAEPVLLTYPDNTIIANIISEVQKDRSEYEFTTTYRDTHYLWKLDDPELVNQISSAFEKIETIYIADGHHRSASSCLLSKDLKSENDTHTGNEPYNYFMSYLIPESDLRIHEFNRLVKDLNGLTKEAFLIKLDTMYRIENRGHSLYKPTRKHHFSMYLDGEFYSLFLRKSNYEFSDALEALDTQILYKTILRPILGILDVRNDTRIDYSHGKNDLITIKNKVDSGEFQVGFGLVPITVEEIKAIADSNLTMPPKSTFIEPKLRSGVTIYEF; encoded by the coding sequence ATGGCAAAAATAATCCCCTTTAAAGCAGTAAGACCAACACGAGACAAAGTAAGTCTGGTTGCTGCTCGTTCGTATCAAACATACACCCTAGAAGAACGTGAATCCAGAATGGGTTATAATCCATTTTCATTTTTACATATTATAAATCCGGGTTATAAATATCATAAAGCTATTTCCGGAAAGGAACGTTACAACTTGGTAAGAAACAGGTATCTGGAATTTAAAGAAGATGGCATTTTTACCCAAGATGAAAAACCAAGCTACTATGTGTATAAAATTGTAAACAGAGAAGGTCACGTTTTTTCTGGAATAGTAGCTGCTGCCAGTTCTGAAGATTATGAAAAAGACATTATAAAAAAGCACGAAGATACTATTGAATATAGAGAAAATGTATTTAAAGACTATTTAAAAACTGTTGGTTTTAATGCGGAACCTGTACTCCTAACCTATCCGGACAACACTATAATTGCTAACATCATTTCTGAAGTTCAAAAAGATAGATCAGAATACGAATTTACTACCACATACAGAGACACCCATTATTTATGGAAACTCGACGATCCGGAATTGGTTAATCAAATTAGTAGTGCCTTCGAAAAAATTGAAACCATATATATTGCAGATGGGCATCATAGGTCGGCTTCCTCATGTCTACTCTCTAAAGATTTGAAATCTGAAAACGACACCCATACTGGAAACGAACCTTATAATTACTTTATGAGTTACCTTATTCCCGAATCGGATTTAAGAATTCATGAATTCAACAGGTTGGTTAAAGACTTAAATGGGCTAACCAAAGAGGCTTTTTTAATAAAGCTTGATACCATGTATCGCATTGAAAATAGAGGTCACTCGTTATATAAACCAACTCGTAAACATCATTTTAGTATGTATCTTGATGGTGAATTTTATTCTTTATTTCTCAGAAAAAGTAATTATGAGTTTAGTGACGCTTTAGAAGCCTTGGATACTCAAATTCTTTACAAAACTATCCTAAGACCTATCCTTGGTATTTTAGATGTACGCAACGACACCCGTATAGACTACTCACATGGTAAAAATGATTTAATTACCATAAAAAATAAAGTAGATAGTGGTGAATTTCAAGTTGGTTTTGGTTTAGTTCCTATTACGGTTGAAGAAATAAAAGCTATAGCAGACAGCAACTTAACCATGCCACCTAAAAGCACATTTATTGAACCAAAATTACGAAGTGGTGTTACTATCTACGAATTTTGA
- a CDS encoding DinB family protein, which yields MNATETILLNFSEIRRRSIKLWQGISKEHLHWKPDDKAFSIIEMIRHVLEGEHLFHKIIENRGNLGTYKSPWQDLPYSDIEAELKFAEPYRKDFINMIESLSPSNLEQIRVERTEVGQSKTLGDYLNRIAYHEAVHTGQLLSYLRAANIDRPKIWD from the coding sequence ATGAACGCAACCGAAACTATTCTATTAAACTTCTCCGAAATTAGAAGAAGAAGTATAAAATTATGGCAAGGCATTTCTAAAGAACACTTGCATTGGAAACCAGACGACAAGGCTTTTTCAATAATAGAAATGATAAGACATGTACTGGAAGGCGAACATTTATTTCATAAAATCATTGAGAACAGAGGCAACTTAGGGACTTATAAATCCCCTTGGCAAGATTTGCCATACAGTGATATTGAAGCAGAACTTAAGTTTGCAGAACCTTACAGAAAAGATTTTATTAACATGATCGAGAGTCTTAGTCCATCAAATCTGGAACAGATTAGGGTTGAACGTACAGAAGTTGGACAAAGCAAAACACTAGGCGATTATCTTAACCGCATAGCGTATCATGAGGCAGTACACACCGGACAATTACTAAGCTATTTAAGAGCTGCTAATATAGATAGACCCAAAATTTGGGATTAA
- a CDS encoding YggS family pyridoxal phosphate-dependent enzyme, whose translation MSIQQNLQSIKSSLPEHVTLVAVSKTKPVSDLMEAYNAGQRVFGENKIQEMVDKYEVMPNDVEWHMIGHVQSNKVKYMASFVRLIHGVDNFKLLKEINKQATKHDRVIDCLLQIKIASEDSKFGMTPEEASEIIKSEAFSELKNIRIVGLMGMATFTDDENQVKKEFDYLKNAFENLKSIKKDNCLLNTVSMGMSGDYKLAINCGSTMVRVGSSIFGIRNYS comes from the coding sequence ATGAGCATACAACAAAATCTTCAAAGTATAAAATCATCATTACCCGAACATGTTACACTTGTTGCCGTATCTAAAACGAAACCCGTAAGTGACTTAATGGAAGCTTATAATGCGGGGCAACGTGTTTTTGGAGAAAATAAAATCCAGGAAATGGTGGATAAATATGAAGTTATGCCAAATGATGTAGAATGGCATATGATCGGACACGTACAAAGCAACAAGGTGAAATATATGGCGTCCTTTGTTCGTTTAATTCATGGCGTAGATAATTTTAAACTCTTAAAGGAAATTAACAAACAAGCGACAAAACACGATAGGGTTATCGATTGTTTGCTTCAAATAAAAATTGCATCAGAAGATTCTAAATTTGGAATGACTCCAGAAGAAGCTTCAGAAATAATAAAATCGGAAGCCTTTTCAGAATTAAAAAATATTAGAATAGTCGGGCTTATGGGTATGGCTACATTTACTGATGACGAAAATCAGGTAAAAAAAGAGTTTGACTATTTAAAAAACGCATTTGAAAACTTAAAGTCCATAAAAAAGGATAACTGCCTGTTAAACACGGTGAGTATGGGCATGAGTGGCGATTATAAACTAGCTATTAATTGTGGAAGCACTATGGTTAGAGTTGGAAGTAGTATATTTGGAATAAGAAATTATAGTTAA
- a CDS encoding exonuclease domain-containing protein: protein MYAILDIETTGGKYNEEGITEIAIYKHDGHQITDQFISLVNPERDIQPFVVNLTGINNNMLRNAPKFYEVAKRIVEITDDCILVAHNAQFDYRILKTEFSRLGFDFERKSLCTVELSKNLIPDQPSYSLGKLVRSLGIPVTDRHRASGDALATVKLFKMLLDKDSSKSIIKESIRLNPKHQLEPKHIDIIKELPAVTGVYYIHKANGDIIYIGKSNNIKKRINQHFTNTNPKSKKIQAQVSTVTYEATGSELVALLKENEEIKRVKPILNRALRRSSFTHALYSFEDENNYINLKLDIADGRKKPITTFNNKKSGKSFIVRAIEEYKLCQKLTGIYKTKSSCFNYDVKTCEGACIQEEPAESYNKRVELFLSKNSYANKNMVIIDRGRDIDERSAILIENGVFKGLGFVNLNYQITNIEVLESIITPMNNNRDTQHIIQSYLRKNKKVKQIIFDK, encoded by the coding sequence TTGTACGCAATATTAGACATAGAAACTACCGGAGGTAAATACAACGAAGAAGGTATAACAGAAATTGCAATTTATAAACATGACGGACATCAAATTACCGATCAATTTATTAGCCTTGTTAATCCAGAACGCGACATACAGCCATTCGTAGTAAACCTAACCGGTATAAACAATAATATGCTGCGCAATGCCCCAAAGTTTTACGAAGTAGCCAAACGCATTGTAGAGATTACAGACGATTGTATTCTAGTGGCACATAACGCACAGTTCGATTACCGCATTTTAAAAACAGAATTTAGCCGTCTGGGATTCGATTTCGAAAGGAAATCGCTCTGCACTGTAGAGCTGTCAAAAAACTTAATTCCAGACCAACCCTCATATAGTCTGGGCAAATTAGTTAGATCTCTTGGTATTCCGGTTACAGATAGGCATCGTGCTTCTGGTGATGCATTAGCCACAGTAAAACTCTTCAAAATGCTTTTAGATAAAGATTCCTCTAAAAGTATTATCAAAGAATCCATACGATTAAATCCGAAGCACCAATTAGAGCCAAAACATATAGATATTATAAAAGAATTACCTGCCGTTACAGGTGTTTACTACATCCATAAAGCCAATGGTGATATTATTTATATAGGAAAGAGCAACAATATAAAAAAACGCATCAATCAGCACTTCACAAACACGAATCCGAAATCCAAAAAAATACAAGCTCAGGTTAGCACGGTAACCTACGAAGCTACGGGTAGTGAGCTAGTTGCCCTTTTAAAAGAAAATGAAGAAATAAAACGTGTTAAACCCATACTAAACCGAGCCTTGCGACGATCAAGCTTTACGCACGCCTTATACAGTTTTGAAGACGAAAACAATTATATTAATTTAAAACTTGATATTGCTGACGGACGTAAAAAACCGATCACGACTTTTAACAATAAAAAAAGTGGTAAAAGCTTTATAGTTAGAGCTATTGAAGAATACAAATTATGCCAAAAACTAACAGGCATCTATAAAACCAAAAGCAGCTGTTTTAATTACGACGTAAAAACATGCGAAGGCGCCTGTATTCAAGAAGAACCTGCAGAATCTTATAACAAAAGGGTTGAATTGTTCCTATCGAAGAACAGTTATGCCAACAAAAACATGGTTATTATAGACAGAGGGAGAGACATTGACGAACGCAGTGCTATACTAATTGAAAATGGTGTATTTAAAGGCTTAGGTTTCGTTAATCTTAACTATCAAATAACCAATATAGAAGTTCTTGAGTCTATTATAACCCCTATGAATAATAATAGGGATACACAACACATCATTCAAAGTTATTTACGCAAAAACAAAAAAGTAAAACAAATCATATTTGACAAATAA